A window of Methanofastidiosum sp. contains these coding sequences:
- a CDS encoding DNA-protecting protein DprA, which translates to MTSVKEHYSISEKDYPSQLNSLEHSAPENIYVRGNHNLLRELDDNRKGIAVIGSRDVSENSYHLTEKFFQDYLIGENWIVISGLARGSDTIGHKCALKYGLKTVAILGPGVNRIYPKENEYLAKEILENEGALISENPPDFYPQQKFEFAKCLVDRDRLQAALSSGIFIVEAGDISGTWYAVSWALRLNKPIFTYSTTNAHQVLSRYINRQISEEWLSKYKIKPFDGQRTRIYFLDEEFHKNNFIKIMGNPILKKHNKQVSLDAYQ; encoded by the coding sequence ATGACATCTGTAAAAGAACATTACAGCATATCTGAAAAAGATTATCCTTCCCAACTTAATTCTTTGGAGCATAGCGCCCCTGAAAATATTTATGTCAGAGGGAATCATAATTTGCTAAGGGAATTAGATGATAATAGGAAAGGTATAGCTGTTATAGGATCTCGTGATGTTAGTGAGAATTCTTATCATCTAACTGAAAAGTTTTTTCAGGATTACTTAATTGGCGAGAATTGGATTGTGATAAGTGGCCTTGCCAGGGGATCTGATACTATTGGCCATAAATGTGCTCTAAAATATGGATTGAAGACTGTGGCAATCCTTGGGCCAGGAGTAAATCGCATATACCCGAAAGAAAACGAGTACCTCGCAAAAGAAATTCTTGAAAATGAAGGCGCACTAATCTCAGAAAATCCGCCTGATTTCTACCCACAACAGAAATTTGAATTCGCAAAATGTCTCGTAGATAGGGACAGGTTGCAGGCAGCTTTGTCCTCTGGCATCTTTATTGTTGAAGCAGGGGATATAAGTGGGACATGGTATGCTGTTTCCTGGGCGCTTAGATTGAACAAGCCGATCTTCACATACAGCACAACTAATGCCCATCAGGTGCTTTCGAGATATATCAATCGGCAGATAAGTGAAGAATGGTTGAGTAAGTATAAAATAAAGCCTTTTGATGGTCAACGCACCAGAATTTATTTCCTTGATGAGGAGTTTCATAAAAATAATTTTATCAAGATTATGGGAAATCCTATCCTAAAAAAACACAATAAACAGGTTAGTCTTGACGCTTATCAATGA